A section of the bacterium SCSIO 12696 genome encodes:
- the efp gene encoding elongation factor P, with protein sequence MANYSTNEFRSGLKVMLDGDPCSIVENEFVKPGKGQAFNRVKLRNLKTGRVWERTFKSGEQLEGADVMDTDMQYLYNDGEMWHFMEPNTFEQYQADEKAVGDAAQWLKEQDTCIVTLYNGAPLSVTPPNHVELEIVETDPGLRGDTAQGGNKPATLSTGAVVKVPLFLNIGEVVKVDTRTGEYQGRAKAD encoded by the coding sequence ATGGCAAACTATTCTACCAACGAATTCCGCAGCGGTCTGAAAGTTATGTTAGACGGCGACCCCTGTTCCATCGTGGAAAACGAATTCGTTAAGCCTGGTAAGGGCCAGGCGTTTAATCGGGTGAAACTGCGCAACCTGAAAACCGGCCGGGTGTGGGAACGCACCTTTAAATCCGGTGAACAGCTGGAAGGTGCCGATGTGATGGATACCGACATGCAGTACCTCTATAACGACGGTGAGATGTGGCACTTTATGGAGCCCAACACCTTCGAACAGTACCAGGCGGATGAAAAAGCTGTGGGCGATGCGGCTCAGTGGCTGAAAGAGCAGGATACCTGCATTGTTACCTTGTACAACGGCGCGCCCCTGTCTGTAACACCCCCTAACCACGTTGAGCTGGAAATTGTTGAAACCGATCCAGGCCTGCGTGGTGATACTGCCCAAGGCGGCAACAAACCCGCGACTCTCAGCACCGGCGCAGTGGTAAAAGTACCGCTGTTTTTGAACATCGGTGAGGTGGTGAAGGTGGATACTCGGACTGGAGAGTATCAGGGCAGGGCCAAGGCAGATTAA
- the epmB gene encoding EF-P beta-lysylation protein EpmB, translated as MIPRTQLVLEPTPWQQELSNCITDPEQLFRLLELPPHQMEAALAACRDFPLRVPQPYLQRIAKGDLNDPLLKQVLPLGNELIAAPGYNRDPVGESETNPASGLIHKYRGRVLLIISPACAINCRYCFRRHFPYSDNKPSRAQWQQALDYIAGDTSIEEVIYSGGDPLAASDRQLAWLTEQVAAIAHVKRIRVHTRLPVVIPQRITEECLDWLTNSRLQPVMVIHSNHSNEIDDAVASAMTKLREAGVTLLNQTVLLRGINDNSDTLAALSERLFQAGVLPYYLHVLDKVQGAAHFDVPEANAQQLAAALLSRLPGYLVPKLVREDAGFTSKTPLQPLL; from the coding sequence ATGATACCTCGAACTCAGCTTGTATTGGAGCCCACCCCCTGGCAACAGGAGCTGTCCAATTGCATCACCGACCCGGAACAACTGTTCCGGCTATTGGAACTGCCACCTCACCAAATGGAAGCCGCTCTCGCCGCCTGCCGTGACTTCCCCCTGCGTGTGCCCCAACCCTACCTGCAGCGCATTGCCAAAGGCGATCTCAACGACCCCTTGCTCAAACAGGTTTTACCGCTTGGCAACGAGTTGATTGCCGCCCCCGGTTACAACCGCGACCCGGTGGGTGAAAGCGAAACTAACCCGGCATCAGGGCTGATTCACAAATACCGTGGTCGAGTGTTGCTGATTATCAGCCCGGCCTGTGCGATTAATTGCCGCTACTGCTTTCGTCGTCATTTCCCCTACAGCGACAACAAACCCAGCCGGGCGCAATGGCAACAGGCGCTGGATTACATCGCCGGTGATACATCCATAGAGGAAGTGATCTACAGCGGCGGCGACCCATTGGCTGCATCAGACCGGCAACTGGCCTGGCTCACCGAACAAGTGGCGGCCATCGCCCACGTAAAACGAATCCGGGTGCACACCCGCTTGCCGGTGGTTATTCCTCAACGAATCACCGAAGAGTGCCTGGATTGGCTGACCAACAGCCGCCTGCAACCGGTGATGGTGATTCACAGCAACCACAGCAACGAAATAGACGACGCCGTCGCCAGCGCTATGACCAAGCTGAGGGAAGCTGGCGTGACCTTGCTGAACCAAACCGTGCTGCTGCGCGGCATCAACGACAACAGCGACACCTTGGCAGCACTCAGCGAACGCTTATTCCAAGCCGGTGTGCTGCCCTACTACCTTCATGTACTGGATAAAGTGCAAGGCGCCGCCCACTTTGACGTACCAGAAGCCAATGCCCAACAGCTGGCCGCCGCATTGCTCAGCCGCCTACCCGGCTATCTGGTACCTAAATTGGTACGCGAAGATGCGGGCTTTACCTCAAAAACACCACTGCAACCGTTGTTATAG